A window of Geotrypetes seraphini chromosome 16, aGeoSer1.1, whole genome shotgun sequence genomic DNA:
ttcatcacaagtcccctagtcctagtatttttggaaagagtaaacaagcaattcacatctgtTCCATGCCCCTCAATGTCCCCTCCCCAGTCCTCTTTTTCCCTGAAGGACAttcacctccctctcccccattaTTGGGGGCGAGATGCTCCTTTCTCCTCACCTTCAGCTTAGTGAAGTCTGGCTGGGCGCAGGGCCGCAGCAGACAGAGGCGGGTCTCCTTCACCAGTTTGCACTGAGGGTTTTCGTTGGTGACACGGGTCGACACCCCCATCCCGCAGGTCTTAGAGCAGGAGGACCAGTCCGTGGTCTGAGCCAGGCACTTCTTCTCAGCTAGGGTCTGGCTGCCAAACAGGGAACTCCAAACTGCTTAGGAACAGAGAGAAAAGCAAAAACACAAGGCACGGTTAGGATAGTCCACATCCAGCAGGTGGCATCCAAGGCTCAGTTTGATATAGGAACCAttagaatcccccccccctcaaccatTCAGCATtactggggagggaaaggggatgagACTTGTATACCACATTTGAAGTAGTTTATATATACACAGGgggaaagtgtggcacagtggcttaagctacagcctcaacaccctgaggttgtgggttcaaatcccacactgctccatgtgaccctgggcaagtcacttaatccccccattgctccaggtacattagatagattgtgagcccaccaggacagacagggaaaatgtttgagtacctgaataaattcatgtaagctgTTCTAAGCTTCCCTTGggtgaacagtatagaaaattgaattaagcCACTGGCTCCTGGGGTCTCTTAACATACTCTGCCCCCCCTTACCCCCGGGGAAGAATCCACCAAACATCTCCAGGGGACTGCATGGTGCTTGTGGGGAGGTGGTGGAAGAGTGATGTTGCAGATGGCGTCTGCCCCTCACCTGGCACGCTtttccagtgctgctccttgccCACATAGACGAGGTCATTGGCTTTGGCGTCCCAGTCAAAGTTGTCCTTGAAGGTCACCCCGTCGGGCTTCTTTGGCCCCTTGATGCAGACGAATTTCTGGCAGCAGCGTCCCGGCGTGTTCACCAGCCGGGGGTTGGGGCATTTGAGAGAGCTGAGAGGCAGCTCCTGGGGGCAGAGAGGGGCACAGCCCACAGCGCCGTCGATGCAGGCGCACTGGTGCTTGCAGCTGGGCTGGAAATTCTCTCCGTTTTGGTAAACACGTCCATTGTACTCGCAGCTCCGGCCCTCCTGCTTGGCTGCAAAGAGAATACAGAGCCCCGGTCAGTCGGCCCCAATAAAGACCTCAACCTCTCCTCCAAATCCCTGAAAACAGCCCCGGAGCAAGCACATCCCCAGTAACTGTCACCAAGGGACatacaaaccccccccaaaatccCTCCCCACCTCCCTGTAACTGTGTATCGCAAACTTTTCCAAGCCACGGCACACTACACGTGGTAGCCGCAGCTTGAAGCATCCGGAAGTGCACGGATGTTGACAcgtcaacatctgcgcatgcatgcatgaatgccctcagacggggccctgagccaccagcaGGAGGTGCTGGAAAGGAAGACGcactggtgccggctgactgcctacatgacgtgcctctcgccgcgagaagcatgtcctgtaggcTTTCAGCTGTcacctcttctcctccctggtgtcctacacagtttgcaatacactggtctaATTGATAATAAGCCAGGGTGCGAGAtggaagtgggggtggggagggagctGCCTGAAACTTTCTCCCAACCATGGAGCAAAATGAACACTTCTCTTTCAGCTCACCTCAGAAACTAAAGTGACAGATACTGTGTGTTCTAGAAACGGACCAAGATGTCtgtagcttgggggggggggggagcctctATTTACAGGGTCTAGAGAGGAACCGCACCAGAGGCACAGATGGTGCTTTAAATAAAAGAACAGGATACATCCCAGTAGGGCCAATGGAGAAGCTGGGTGGAGGGAGGTTATCTAGTTACAGAGCGATACTGGGTTAGAGAAAGGTCTCGATCTGATCACCGGCTTTCCTTGGCAAGGACTAggtcaaaaataacaaaaaacagctGCCCATGCTTTTACTAGTAAAACGAgaatttgtggggtttttttaaagttACACGGACTGTTAGGGGTTCCTATGGATAGTTCTCTGCTCCTTCGTTTCAACTCTGTTTTGCCCCTTGACAGatccattttattttctttgcaaactatctccccctccccagcgTTCATAGCgtcggccgtggcggtaacaccCCCGACGCTcatcctatgagcgtccgagctgatACCGCCGCGTTTGGTGTTAtaaccgctagtgtggctttgtaaaggaagggggaatgggtctacatgggtttaaaaaaaagattataaaccTCCTCCCAAGTCTAAACCTCTTCTCCAGGGAGGTCTCCTTTCCCTTTGTGCCCAGTCAGTGATAAACAGCACAGCAGCATCCCTCAGCTGAAGGATTTATTTAAATGACTTATCAAGTGCTGCAGGAAATATATTAGGGTAGGGGACAAGGAGGCACCCTTTTCtatctatgccccccccccctccatccctgtcCCTCCACCCCAGGAGTACGTgtctggggtgggaggagggagccatTAAGAGAAAGCAGACAAAAATAAACTGTCGCCTTGAAAGAAATGGGATATGAATCGGCTTCTGTGCTGCCTCCCCTCCCCAGCCCTCGCCTGTATTTGCTTTTAACAGACTCCAAATTCCACCCCCTCTCCTGTGTCCAGAGACTTGGCCCAGTCTAAATAGTCACAGGGATCCAGCCGCGCGGCTTTTCCACTGTGCGCAGCCAAGAAGACACATGGCCCGGGGTACCAGCAAAGCCTCTGCTCCTTGAAGGGAGCGTCCCATGCCCCTTGGAGAAGGGTCCCAGTGCCCAGCCGTGCTTAGGCTGTCTCTGGAAAGGGCACAGAAGCTAAGTTAACCCCTGGTTAACTCTCCTGCGTAGGTTAGAAGCAGTTGGTATTTCCATAAGTGACAGCAACCTAGAAGTGCCCCAGGATCTATGAAaggtgggggagaagaggccatTTATTTAGTTATACACCGTCTATCAAAAAAGGTtctctaggcggtttacaatcaggtacctcTTGCATGTttcccaatctatctaacgtacctgggacagggactgggtaaaacgtggaccttgTGGACTCCACGGACCTCATGGCTCTTAACCGCATGCCCTTAAAAAATCTGGTCACCTCAGGGGTGAGTGGGATCCATGAGGTCCGCAGGATCGGTGCGGACCCCACGCCACATCCGCTCTCTTTGTAAGTCCCTGCGCTTCTAGTTCTGTGGGGGTCCGCGAGATCCTCTTTTTAAATTTCTACTTTTGCTGGctgcggacctcgcggatcttaaCCGGGTTTGCAGAGATCCCCGTTTTAACTCCCTCAGACCTCATGGATCCCACTCACCCCTGAGGTGAGCATATTTTTAAGGGCCTGCGGTTAAGATCTGCGAGTCCCTCATTTTACCCACTCCCCCTGGGACAATGTATGATTATGCGACTTGCCCAGGCAgtagcgtagtgagggtgagaggtgcccaccccccaccctcttctctgtcccccctcctccacacactccttcccggATCATAGATGAAAGCGTGCGGGAAAATCACGCACGGACAAACCAGCTAAGACAAATGTGCACAGGACGGCAGCGCACCAGATTAAAAGGTAagtttaaagtgctccgaggggaAGGGGTTGGGGCGaacccccccaatttacttagAACAGTTGCCGCTTCCGTTGGGGGGTttaggggaacccccccccccattacagaggaaagtataatttttcccagtgttttagtgaaaaattacAGATTCCTCTgtaaataggggggttcccctcccccaACGGCAACTGTtctaagtggggggttccccccccctcggagcactttaaactTACCTTTTAATCCGGTGCGCTGACGTCCCGCGCACGATTGTCTGACGCATTTTAGTCCTGTcacctccttccccgccccctcctgtcgcttcccttcccccgtacctctgtaacattcctggtgtgagcagcaaccacCATGCTGCCGTCACGCCAACATCGGCTCCTCCTCTAATGTCCCTTCTTAGGCGTGGGTCCCGtacgtgacatcagaggaagagctgacgctggtgtgacagcagagggaagggaagcggcggtAGGGGGGGTGGCGGAGGAGACGACAcctgcctgcgccctcaccaagatgttGCCCGTGTTATGATCGCCTGTCGAGACCACTTCTCAGGCTCATATGAGCATCCTAAACCTGTTCTGGGGACTTCACAGCCAAGCAGGGCCTCAGATCTCCTCACTGAGCACGTGTGTGAGAgaatcctgctgtccatggagaacctacgttacaggtaagtaactacactttagaaacatagaacatgacggcagaaaagggccacggcccatctagtctgcccacactaatggcccaccccctaactacctccatgaagagatcccacatgccaatcccatcttttcttaaaatctggcacgctgctggcctcaattacctgttgtggaagattatttaCAGGGGGTCTCTTGTACATATTCAGGGTGGATAAGCCGAGAGAGGAAAAACGGAGGACGTAAAAAGCAGAGATACAAGTAATCACCACAAAATGTTTAATAACCCTCATAAGGGCAAAGTCTCATACATTTATCATTGTAACATAAAACCCGACACGGCCATGTTTAGGCTTTCACCTGCGTCAGGGGTGTTTTGGTGTTTCAGATCATTTTAGTAGTGTAAACCCTCATAAGAGCTCCTTCCATAGAGACCAAATCCCCTCTTGTCATTATGCAAGACTTTGATCTGCTTGCTAACTTTAAAACACAGGAACCTGGTTGGCAGTGTGATAAGCTGAAGCACGGCCGTGTCGGGTTTTATGTACTGCACTGATAAATGTGCTAGACTTTTGATCTTATGATAATTATGAAAGATTTTATGCTGAGTCTTTTCTATCGCTGCTTGTTTGGTCCATTTCTGTTCTcagtggacatcctgaaaaccggacAGGCCATGGGGGTCACCGACACGTTAAGAAGCCCATATGTTGGAGCTGGATCCTTTGTAGTTCCTTGTCAGCTACCCTTGACCCTCTTTACCACCATGCAAAGTAGGGAatcacctctccccctccccaaacttACCTCGGCAGATGCCCTTGGTAGCTGCAGGGTCAGCGCCATAGTTACATTCCAGGCCTTTATGGGGGTCGCAGGGCCACAGCTTGCCACAGTCCTGGTTCAATTGTCGGGCACACACTTTGCAGCAGCCGCAACTGTCCAGCACCCTGCTGACTCCAGGGGCACAGTGGGGCAGGCCAGAGGGACAGGTACACACCAGGGGGCAATCACAGGAAACCTGATCAGGAAGAGAAGGACCAGAGGCTGTGAGCACGATAAAGAGTCCATCACACAAGCAGATCTGTCAGTAAACAAACTGCCCCTCGCTTTATACTTAGTCCCAAATATTTTCCGTTCCCGGCAGCAGGAACTGGGACAAATGTATATTTAAAACCTTTGCACATGTAGCTATACCAGGAACCCTCGTCGATTAAAATAGACACGGCAAATATTTTGGAAAGAGATCAATGAAACCGCAGCCCTTTAAGCGGCTATAATGACATGACAGGTCACGGCCAAGACTGAAACCAAGACCTGACGCTAAAATAACCCCTCAAAGCCATCACAGCTCTGGTCAGACACAAGATACTGTTTAATTACAGATGCACATTTCATGTGTTTTTGCAATTACTTAAAAGGTCGTtttaaatagggggggggggcagaagcaCAATCCCCCCGTCCCACACAGATGCTAGATTCTCATCTCTTCTTACCAGAGCACACCATGCCATCATCAAGCAGATGACCAGAGCTGGCTGTTCCATAGCtttgcagaaaaaaaacacacttccgaaaaacaaatgaaatagatcgatcaaaaaaataaataaatatttatgtcAAAAACAATACCAGCAACCACAACACAAAGCCCCTGTCACCGTTTTGGCTTCTAAATCCCCCGGCCCAGACTCTCactcacaaacacacacactctgCTGTTCATCGGGCACCCACCTTCCCACTTATAGCGGCTGCAGTCGGGCCCCGCCCACTGTCCCGGGCAACGTTCCAATGGAACTCTCCTCGGCCAATGGCGAGGTGGGCAGCGAGCCAAGCATTCCAAGAGGCGGGGCCGGGCCCTCCCATGAATGGAGTCATTCACAAAACAGAGGGAATTACTACATTCCTGGGGCAGATAAACGTCCCCCCTCTCCTCTGCCAGCACAAGGAGAGAGAGCCCCTAAAATGCAAGCCCCGCTCACCCTTCCCCCAACACATAAACAGAGGAGCCAGATATCGTGCAAGAGACACTGGGTAGAAAATGTTccccttttttcttgttttggaaGCGGTACAAATCCTTTGATCGGGATGTTTGCTCTGCAGCCGACAGCTTTTGACACAGGATCTGTGGTGCAGAAACTCTGAAGGATGTTTATGGAGGGTGAAGTGCCTCCAGTTAGGAGCTTCTTTTTCAATAGAAAAggccattttttgtttttctatGCTGAAAACTTACTGATGTGAatcttaaaaggaaaaaaaaatatggcaaGGCTTATTTTCCCTGGGATTATGGTGCCAgaaatgggatttttttttctccatcattTTTTTTTAGCCTTGAAACTCTCCCCACACTAGCACCACCTCACTTTACCTTGGTCAGGTAGGTGTGGCAGTTGTGGGATGGATGAAAACCTGCAGATTTTTGATCTCTGGCGTTTCCCCACTGCTCCTTCAGCTCTGAGGTTCCTGAGTGCTTGATCTAAGCTTCTCCCAGAGCTCAGGGTCTTCGGTGCCCATCCCATGCTATCTTCCATTCCAGTATAGATTTTGTCCTTCCCTAACACTTTCTTGGGAAGTCTGTTCCATACGACCACAAGAGAAAAAAGGTGAGAGGCAAATACCACAGAAGATGAGCAAAATGGAGGAAGGCAGGTCCAGGTAACCACCACCATGATAAAGCTAAGCTTTAGTGGTAAAACATCCGATTCATAAAAGCCCGTCTTGTATTTGAAAAACTGACATGACCCCGTTTctgcaaattttttttcactcagagaatagttaagctctggaacatgttgccagaggatgtggtaagagcggatagcatagctggttttaataaaggtttggacatgttcctggaggaaaagtccatacagtagtctgttattgagaaagacatgggagaagccactgcatggaatgttgctactccttgggttttggccaggtactagggacctggattggccaccgtgagaacgagctactgggcttgatggaccattggtctgacaagtttcaagtttcaagttttattaacatttgatgaatcg
This region includes:
- the LOC117349988 gene encoding CCN family member 1-like, which encodes MEQPALVICLMMAWCALVSCDCPLVCTCPSGLPHCAPGVSRVLDSCGCCKVCARQLNQDCGKLWPCDPHKGLECNYGADPAATKGICRAKQEGRSCEYNGRVYQNGENFQPSCKHQCACIDGAVGCAPLCPQELPLSSLKCPNPRLVNTPGRCCQKFVCIKGPKKPDGVTFKDNFDWDAKANDLVYVGKEQHWKSVPVWSSLFGSQTLAEKKCLAQTTDWSSCSKTCGMGVSTRVTNENPQCKLVKETRLCLLRPCAQPDFTKLKKGKKCLKTSKAHEPIRFTYAGCKSIKRYQPNYCGTCVDGRCCVPLQTRSASVAFHCEDGEVFSHDVMMIRSCSCGPHCGHLNEVVAPPQHRLEGDMHKFTE